A genomic stretch from Candidatus Nitrososphaera gargensis Ga9.2 includes:
- a CDS encoding KGG domain-containing protein encodes MERQELKIQKAWQRLDARAARKLPKREVEFYSEIGKKGGEARAEDKESLREAGRNRRTEIRSKT; translated from the coding sequence GTGGAAAGGCAAGAGCTCAAGATCCAGAAAGCTTGGCAGAGGCTGGACGCAAGGGCGGCGAGAAAGTTGCCGAAGAGAGAGGTTGAGTTTTACAGCGAGATAGGTAAGAAAGGCGGCGAAGCCAGAGCCGAAGATAAGGAATCTCTAAGAGAAGCTGGAAGGAACAGGCGGACAGAGATAAGAAGCAAAACATAG